From a region of the Vanrija pseudolonga chromosome 2, complete sequence genome:
- the N118 gene encoding putative protein yields MSDYAHRPGGKLKLKGDDGAKKKKKKSHGKEERRDKEADVAVAERSERREERSSTRESESKAKIEAEKPAPTGRRMTAAEARFEEVQRKRREEKAKRSAHQTHKDRVNELNSKLDRLSEHHDMPRIGPG; encoded by the exons ATGAGCGACTACGCCCACCGCCCAggcggcaagctcaagctcaagggcgacgacggggcgaA gaagaagaagaagaagagccACGGCAAGGAAGAGCGGCGGGACAAGGAGGcggacgtcgccgtcgcggagcgcagcgagcggcgcgaggagagGAGTTCGACGCGCGAGTCCGAGAGCAAGGCCAAGATAGAGGCCGAGAAGCCTGCTCCTACCGGGCGCAGGAtgacggccgccgaggcgcgcttCGAGGAGGTCCAGCGGAAGCGC CGCGAGGAAAAAGCCAAGCGCTCCGCACACCAGACGCACAAGGACCGCGTGAACGAGCTCAACTCGAAGCTTGACCGTCTGAGCGAGCACCACGACATGCCTAGG ATTGGCCCTGGATAA
- the acbp-3_0 gene encoding Acyl-CoA-binding 3 → MTLDTQFDKAVTIVRGLPSDGPVKPSQDQKLQFYGAFKQATEGDVTGPRPGAFSFEAKYKYDAWKKLEGKSKDDAKAEYVALLKSVLEANSDDDSKKYLAELEAAA, encoded by the exons ATGACCCTCGACACCCAGTTCGACAAGGCCGTCACCATCGTCCGCGGCCTCCCCTCCGACGGACCCGTCAAGCCCTCGCAGGACCAGAAGCTCCAG TTCTACGGCGCCTTCAAGCAGGCCACCGAGGGTGATGTCACTGGCCCCCGTCCTG GTGCCTTCTCCTTCGAGGCCAAGTACAAGTACGACGCCTGGAAGaagctcgagggcaagagcaaggacgacgccaaggccgagtaCGTTGCTCTCCTCAAGTCG gtcctcgaggccaactcggacgacgactcgaagaagtacctcgccgagcttgagg CTGCCGCCTAA
- the NAPEPLD_0 gene encoding N-acyl-phosphatidylethanolamine-hydrolyzing phospholipase D, which produces MLSTIRRIGIVLPIAWTGAWLGYYAYTDTLRRSHIRSREKQLQDTLGPLPRDGPATDEEKRALMGRFSSLKFAGRYWNPYVEWREQGAWEWAWWKLILSTINGKIFWFDGDLPAERPIKDLPLEKPDFKLLYGDNAGVSTPVRLDEQDKETPRRRIFPGGADIDVTDKLTLTWMGQSTSYVTLDKLAILCDPALQHRTIPSALAPERIRPPPCDIDDLKRVDVVLVSHNHYDHLDPEAVKELGDSVEWVVPAGAGQFLRELGVSRVTELDWWQQTKHTLSRPGEEDRSFTITAVPVMHWSARSPKDTNATLWAAFHVKSDTDKPKSFIHLGDTGYSPTLFKAVGRVLGPIDLAAIPIGSYSPRWHMHLQHTDPEGAVNMALDLGAKKSVGVHWGTWIMSDEKYNLPPQDLELAREKLNVSEDQFCVLPVGKTMVVEEED; this is translated from the exons ATGCTGAGCACCATTCGGCGCATCGGCATTGTCCTGCCCATTGCGTGGACAGGCGCATGGCTAGGCTACTATG CCTACACCGAcacgctgcgccgctcgcaCATCCGCTCCAGAGAGAAGCAGCTGCAGGACACGCTTGGTCCGCTGCCCCGCGACGGGCCCgcgacggacgaggagaagcgcgcgctCATGGGCCG CTTCTCGAGCCTCAAGTTTGCCGGCCGTTACTGGAACCCCTACGTCGAGTGGCGCGAGCAGGGTGCCTGG GAATGGGCGTGGTGGAAGCTCATCCTCTCGACGATCAACGGCAAGATCTTCTGGTTCGACGGCGACTtgcccgccgagcggccGATCAAGGACCTGCCCCTTGAGAAGCCCGACTTCAAGCTGCTGTACGGTGACAACGCTGGCGTCTCGACGCCTGttcgcctcgacgagcaggacAAGGAGACACCGCGGAGGCGCATCTtccccggcggcgccgacattgACGTTACCGACAAGCTGACTCTGACCTGG ATGGGACAATCTACGTCCTATGTCACCCTCGACAAACTGGCTATTCTGTGCGACCCGGCGCTGCAGCACCGGACGATCCCCTCTGCCCTGGCTCCTGAACGTATCCGACCTCCTCCATGCGACATTGACGACCTGAAGCGTGTTGACGTCGTGCTGGTGTCTCACAA CCACtacgaccacctcgaccccgaAGCCGTCAAGGAGCTTGGTGACAGCGTCGAGTGGGTCGTGCCGGCCGGTGCCGGACAGTTCCtccgcgagctgggcgttTCGCGGGTGACAGAGCTCGA CTGGTGGCAGCAGACCAAGCACACCCTGTCACGACcaggcgaggaggaccgGAGCTTCACGATCACCGCGGTGCCCGTCATG CActggtcggcgcgctcgccaaaAGACACCAATGCGACGCTGTGGGCGGCGTTCCACGTAAAGTCGGACACGGACAAGCCCAAGTCGTTTatccacctcggcgacacgggcTACTCGCCAACGCTGTTCAAGGCCGTCGGGCGTGTGCTCGGCCCCATCGACCTGGCCGCCATCCCAATTGGGTCGTACTCGCCCAGGTGGCACATGCACCTGCAGCACACGGACCCCGAGGGCGCCGTCAACATGGCTCTAGATCTGGGAGCGAAGAAGAGTGTCGG CGTGCACTGGGGAACGTGGATCATGTCAGACGAGAAGT ACAACCTCCCCCCACAGGATCTCGAACTTGCGCGCGAGAAGCTCAACGTAAGCGAGGACCAGTTCTGCGTGCTGCCCGTGGGCAAGACGatggtggtcgaggaggaggactaG
- the rrp6 gene encoding Exosome complex exonuclease rrp6, whose amino-acid sequence MSNQPASSSSQAGPSSVPSPSTNFAEFVDHMTAALDASTSAAANFPDKKELSFHRTLDRKLGRDLDKTSGRVLSLVDRLHQLAAESSQEKAKAQGKSKIKPRRKLADEDDVVDSYGSVIEVVDGLLEDADSNLDEVNGQKKKAVIELNPAAVAAAGNKLAGPFKPKLASDLAHDGSIVKPQRSFRDPVDNFATSWRPTLPSKPHSMVPLDYVVGSDEDLPYDDDPSDNRPSAVNRRERAKQARRHPYYYETRHLPYPTAMFTSTPPIRPRSFEETPFEYVDTPEQLAALTEKLKTAKEIAVDLEYHSMRSYYGFICLMQISTREGDWVIDTLALRAELRDHKLGGVFVDPSIVKVFHGADSDIVWLQQDFDIYVVNLFDTYHASKVLDFPQFSLASLLQLYAHFEADKKYQMADWRIRPIPEEMMFYARSDTHFLLFIYDSLRNALIARASRTPSPSAEAEDEDGASTPKPNPQRAMREVLQRSAETALKLHSLDEYDGVKGTGKNGWSSLAKKLGRKEVLDTEIGWVFKAIHQWRDTLSRQIDESPHFVLPNHIILQLANLRSSKESVIARILTAKNTPLVADRAAEVAAVVEKAIAAYRDHSQRPTASISASPSSRSKPTPTPPSKALAKSAGPQDKKAKTSAPVPTVTALPITADLWAPTIMGTAPSPARTSSLFGNSLSSKPQPQVKPASSSLFGTALSKGRGGKVVGAGRQASPGFEAVRRGIHTSLAPPPQQMAEQPIAAPIATGKEPETVAFVPAAERKITTAAVTTSSTSDNKASKSAPVATPAPAASAKASNLVDDDGIIKQVKKRGKKSKKGKGSVASDSAGATPEPGAPDASQTASSSTSATAPKKVKVSHKDIPAFDYANESNLLDQPKSSTAAQTGRKPKADKKGKKGGSGELIVKVCAFDCANDRPGGTDKVASFGRQPADPSAPKSGNKSGTFA is encoded by the exons ATGTCCAACCAACCTgcatcctcatcctcccaGGCCGGACCATCCAGCGtcccgtcgccctcgaccaaCTTTGCCGAGTTTGTCGACCacatgacggcggcgctggatgCCAGcacctcggcagcggcgaacTTTCCCGATAAGAAGGAGCTGAGCTTCCACCGTACCCTTGACCGCAAGCTCGGACGGGATCTCGACAAGACGAGCGGCCGCGTGCTGTCCCTTGTCGACCGCTTgcaccagctcgccgctgagAGCAGTCAGGAGAAGGCAAAGGCGCAGGGCAAGAGCAAGATTAAGCCTAGGCGCAAGCTGgccgacgaagacgacgttGTAGACAGCTATGGCAGCGTtatcgaggtcgtcgacgggtTGTTGGAAGATGCC GACTCCAACCTTGACGAGGTCAACGgccagaagaagaaggccgtTATTGAGCTCAACCCTGCTGCCGTTGCTGCCGCTGGTAACAAGCTCGCTGGGCCCTTCAAGCCCAAGCTGGCGTCCGATCTCGCCCACGACGGAAGCATCGTCAAGCCCCAGCGGTCGTTCCGCGACCCCGTTGACAACTTTGCGACCTCATGGCGCCCTACCCTCCCCTCCAAGCCTCACTCAATGGTGCCCCTTGACTACGTCGTGGGCTCCGATGAGGACCTGccctacgacgacgacccgagcGACAATCGCCCATCGGCCGTCAACCGTCGCGAGCGGGCCAAGCAGGCAAGAAGGCACCCGTACTACTACGAGACTCGCCACCTCCCTTACCCTACGGCCATGTTCACGTCGACTCCCCCCATTCGCCCCCGGTCGTTTGAAGAGACGCCATTCGAATACGTTGACACCCCTGAGCAGCTGGCCGCGCTCACCGAGAAGCTCAAGACAGCCAAGGAGATTGCAGTCGATCTCGAGTACCACAGCATGCGCAGTTACTACGGCTTCATCTGTCTAATGCAGATTAGCACGCGTGAGGGTGACTGGGTGATTGATACCCTTGCCcttcgcgccgagctccgcgacCACAAGCTCGGTGGCGTGTTTGTCGACCCGTCGATTGTCAAG GTCTTCCACGGTGCCGACTCGGACATTGTCTGGCTGCAGCAGGACTTTGACATCTACGTGGTCAACCTCTTTGACACATACCACGCCTCCAAGGTTCTCGACTTCCCTCAGTTCTCTCTTGCGAGCCTGCTCCAGCTGTACGCGCACTTTGAGGCCGACAAGAAGTACCAGATGGCCGACTGGCGCATCCGTCCCATCCCTGAGGAGATGATGTTCTACGCCCGTTCCGACACTCACTTCCTGCTGTTCATCTACGACAGCCTCCGCAACGCACTCATTGCCAGAGCATCCCGCACCCCATCCCCCAGCGCTgaagccgaggacgaggacggcgcctCGACACCCAAGCCGAACCCCCAGCGAGCCATGCGCGAGGTGCTTCAGCGATCTGCCGAGACCGCCCTCAAGCTCCACAGCTTGGACGAATACGATGGAGTCAAGGGAACTGGCAAGAACGGATGGTCTTCGTTGGCGAAGAAGCTCGGCAGGAAGGAGGTTCTCGACACTGAGATCGGATGGGTGTTCAAGGCAATCCACCAGTGGCGTGACACTCTTTCTCGGCAGATTGACGAAAGCCCACA CTTCGTTCTCCCCAACCACATTATTCTCCAGTTGGCCAACCTTCGTTCTTCGAAGGAGTCGGTCATTGCCCGCATCCTTACTGCAAAGAACACGCCTCTTGTGGCGGACcgggccgccgaggtcgcagCGGTCGTTGAGAAGGCCATTGCCGCCTACCGCGATCACAGCCAGCGGCCCACGGCCTCAATTTCGGCGTCCCCATCGTCACGTTCTAAGCCCACCCCTACACCACCGTCAAAGGCGCTGGCAAAGTCGGCTGGTCCACAGGACAAGAAAGCCaagacgtcggcgccggtccCGACTGTCACTGCTCTTCCTATCACGGCCGATCTTTGGGCTCCTACCATCATGGGCACCGCACCATCTCCGGCTCGCACATCATCACTGTTTGGCAACAGCCTTTCTTCAAAGCCACAGCCCCAGGTGAAGCCAGCTTCGTCTTCGCTTTTCGGCACGGCTTTGTCCaagggccgcggcggcaaggtggtgggtgcgggACGTCAGGCGTCACCTGGGTTTGAGGCGGTCAGGCGTGGTATCCACACGTCActggcgccgcctccacAGCAAATGGCGGAACAGCCAATTGCCGCCCCGATTGCTACAGGCAAGGAGCCGGAGACGGTGGCGTTCGTCCCCGCGGCTGAACGGAAAATCACTACCGCAGCGGTtacgacaagctcgacctcAGACAACAAGGCGAGCAAGTCTGCCCCGGTGGCAACGCCAGCGCCCGCCGCTTCAGCCAAGGCGTCGAATCTTGTGGACGACGATGGCATCATCAAGCAGGTCAAGAAGAGAGGAAAGAAGTcgaagaagggcaagggttCCGTGGCGTCAGACAGTGCTGGCGCGACACCAGAGCCTGGAGCCCCTGATGCGTCTCAAACCGCCTCATCATCGACTTCAGCGACTGCGcccaagaaggtcaaggtgTCCCACAAGGACATTCCAGCCTTTGATTACGCCAACGAGAGCAATCTCCTCGATCAGCCAAAGTCGTCCACCGCGGCGCAGACGGGCAGGAAGCCCAAGGCggacaagaagggcaagaagggaGGATCTGGTGAGCTCATTGTCAAGGTCTGTGCGTTTGACTGTGCTAATGATCGACCAGGTGGCACTGACAAGGTGGCTTCATTTGGGCGCCAGCCGGCAGACCCATCGGCCCCGAAGAGTGGCAACAAGTCTGGCACGTTTGCTTGA
- the MRPL17 gene encoding 54S ribosomal protein L17, mitochondrial, protein MPITMAASGTSRQALRRGLATAAASSSTSAPALTASVLISRAPLLTPTPHPMAKAYWERSSKLRHAFSNPTNTSFYFKQGSLPLRRFLESQYETERGYYGEQIAGKKPELGEVQPEPELVELDRDHWAKADAERGDRSLERAPEEEIYLVVESKGKWTFPSTPLKTGEALDEAVTSRIVGVDGSLGGQTLDTWLVTKKPVGVVVNGEARNFFLRSHILAGEPKLSKDSGYKTHAWLTAPEVEARLRKQGDDKIWESVKGMFGVGEEEI, encoded by the exons ATGCCCATCACCATGGCCGCTTCGGGAACCTCAAGGCAAG CCCTGCGCCGAGGTCTCGCGACCGctgcggcgtcctcgtcgacttcgGCACCAGCGCTCACCGCCTCGGTGCTCATCTCGCGTGCGCCGCTGCTcacgcccaccccccaccctATGGCCAAGGCGTACTGGGAGCGCTCGTCCAAGCTCCGCCATGCGTTCTCGAACCCCACCAACACCTCGTTCTACTTCAAGCAGGGTTCGCTGCCCCTGCGCCGTTTCCTCGAGTCGCAGTACGAGACGGAGCGTGGATACTACGGCGAGCAGATTGCGGGCAAGAAGCCCGAGCTTGGAGAGGTTCAGCCCGAGCctgagctcgtcgagttGGATCGGGACCACtgggccaaggccgacgccgagcgcggcgaccgcAGCCTTGAGCGCGCACCAGAGGAGGAGATCTaccttgtcgtcgagtcCAAGGGCAAGTGGACCttcccctcgacgccgctcaAGACTGGCGAGGctctcgacgaggccgtgaCCTCGCGCATTGTCGGCGTGGACGGTTCGCTGGGCGGCCAGACCCTCGACACTTGGCTCGTGACCAAGAAGCCTGTCGGTGTCGTGGTcaacggcgaggcgagg AACTTCTTCCTCCGCTCGCACATTCTTGCCGGCGAGCCCAAGCTCAGCAAGGACTCGGGCTACAAGACGCACGCATGGCTCACTGCtcccgaggtcgaggcccgCCTGCGGAAAcagggcgacgacaagatCTGGGAGAGCGTCAAGGGCATGTtcggtgtcggcgaggaggagatctAG
- the SPCC417.12_0 gene encoding putative esterase/lipase: protein MPAALPSHIHTDTTMTAFEETLRPITIDVGPHGNLRGVEAVAPDGHVKARRFLQVPYAYPPVGDLRWRKPKALPDNFDWSNVPGEKFGAYTSQPTYHMKNPDTGETFPSAPPGLTRSEDALTVNVWAPEGTPPPEGWPVWIYIHGGWLQMGNPAMSGATANPTEYIDEVAKVVVIAIAYRVSVFGFLASKELREENEDGAAGNWGFHDQRLGIEWVHKNAKYFGGNGDNITISGISAGAYSVEVQLAHELNFPDKAKPIIRRAMMWSNALPAQPKSLEESQAGFDGLCEAFGVDLALSGKEKLEKLRAIPEPELVDQIMKLKIHTFRGVSDNAFIHEDMFERIDSGDFAKRFAARDLALIIGEVTHEEYLYSVTNPPTSVDKLEIELLNYYRADQVAKLLEHYSIPKDLDTSTKEGAKKLALLFGNIVANGQIYASERVFVKALLDHGVSPARVLRYRVAWKPKVAFTIFPATRLQCLPTMQPLGERAWAPADKKSFREIVTHADDTWAWWYSRRLGYTDSDVAANQAFLKPVATFLQGDLPKAAKEWWGHEPNSEDGQRLREIRGGKTSVVQDDRWDDAIKLAAAVQV, encoded by the exons ATGCCGGCCGCGTTGCCCTCGCACATCCACACTGATACAACTATG ACTGCATTCGAAGAGACTC tccGCCCCATCACCATCGATGTCGGCCCGCACGGCAACCTCCGCggtgtcgaggccgtcgcccccgACGGCCACGTCAAGGCCCGCCGCTTCTTGCAGGTCCCGTACGCTTACCCTCCCGTTGGCGACCTCCGCTGGCGCAAGCCCAAGGCGCTGCCCGACAACTTTGACTGGTCCAACGTCCCCGGCGAGAAATTCGGCGCGTACACCTCGCAGCCGACGTACCACATGAAGAACCC CGACACCGGCGAGACCTTCCCGTCCGCCCCGCCTGGCCTCACGAGGTCCGAGGACGCACTCACCGTCAACGTCTGGGCGCCGGagggcacgccgcctccCGAGGGCTGGCCCGTGTGGATCTACATCCACGGCGGCTGGCTTCAGATGGGTAACCCAGCGATGtcgggcgcgacggccaacCCCACCGAGTACattgacgaggtcgccaaggtcGTGGTCATCGCGATCGCGTACCGTGTGAGCGTGTTTGGCTTCCTCGCGTCCaaggagctgcgcgaggagaaCGAGGACGGCGCAGCGGGTAACTGGGGCTTCCACGA CCAGCGCCTCGGTATCGAGTGGGTGCACAAGAACGCAAAGTACTTTGGGGGTAACGGCGACAACATCACGATCTCTGGCATCAGCGCGGGCGCGTACAGTGTCGAGGTGCAGCTTGCTCACGAGCTCAACTTCcccgacaaggccaagccgATCATCCGCCGCGCGATGATGTGGTCGAACGCGCTGCCTGCGCAGCCCAAGTCGCTCGAGGAGAGCCAGGCAGGCTTTGACGGGCTGTGTGAAGCGTTTggggtcgacctcgcgctgtcGGGCAAGGAGAAGCTGGAGAAGTTGCGCGCGATTCCAgagcccgagctcgtggACCAGATCATGAAGCT CAAGATCCACACGTTCCGCGGCGTGAGCGACAACGCCTTCATCCACGAGGACATGTTTGAGCGCATCGACAGCGGTGACTTTGCAAAGAGGTTTGCCGCACGCGACCTTGCGCTCATCATCGGCGAGGTCACTCACGAAGAGTACCTCTACTCGGTAACCAACCCTCCCACGTCTGTAGACAAGTTGGAGATCGAGCTGCTCAACTACTACCGTGCAGACCAGGTAGCCAAGCTCCTTGAGCACTACAGTATCCCCAAGGACCTCGACACAAGCACCAAAGAAGGCGCCAAGAAGCTGGCCCTCCTCTTTGGCAACATTGTCGCCAACGGCCAAATCTACGCCTCGGAGCGAGTGTTTGTCAAAGCCCTGCTCGACCACGGCGTTTCCCCCGCTCGTGTACTGCGCTACCGCGTCGCCTGGAAGCCCAAGGTTGCGTTTACAATTTTCCCCGC cacccGTCTGCAGTGTCTGCCCACCATGCAACCCCTTGGAGAACGTGCCTGGGCACCCGCTGACAAGAAATCATTCAGGGAAATCGTCACACATGCAGACGATACATGGGCATGGTGGTACTCGCGCCGCCTGGGCTACACCGACAGCGACGTCGCAGCCAACCAAGCGTTCCTCAAGCCCGTCGCCACCTTCTTGCAAGGTGACCTCCCAAAGGCTGCAAAAGAGTGGTGGGGACACGAGCCCAACTCTGAGGATGGCCAGCGCCTCCGCGAGATCCGTGGTGGCAAGACGAGCGTCGTGCAAGACGACAGATGGGACGACGCgatcaagctcgccgccgccgtccaagTCTAG
- the rpsQ gene encoding 30S ribosomal protein S17 codes for MPNPVPRIQVFSHILKGVVTKTGAMRKTITVTVAREFEHPVLLKKLHRTKKYLVHDEAEKANVGDKVTIRHGKPHSKTKSYSLTSIDVPFVAPKARVIQALEESRT; via the exons atGCCAAACCCCGTCCCCCGCATCCAGGTCTTCTCGCACATCCTCAAGGGCGTCGTGACCAAGACCGGCGCGATGCGCAAGACCATCACCGTgaccgtcgcgcgcgagttTGAGCACCCCGTCCTGCTGAAGAAGCTGCACCGGACAAAGAAGTACCTTGtgcacgacgaggccgaga AGGCCAAcgtcggcgacaaggtcACCATCCGCCATGGAAAGCCCCACTCCAAGACCAAGAGCTACTCCCTCACCTCCATCGACGTGCCCTTTGTCGCGCCCAAGGCCCGTGTCATCCAGGCCCTCGAGGAGAGCAGGACATGA
- the acu-15_0 gene encoding Transcriptional activator protein acu-15: MAADDDPGAGVGPHYTDDGVRYRRESYVSNGFHPSHHDTGGGVMPAAASTPTSSSTTPRSQPRKRKDAESDGEEKKPKKTRQTPCRARKVKCDRPPPGSAPDGVPTKDVCSHCQQLGMACTFEYKPKKRGPPNMYLKRMQAMGHAGVEPPATSASPVDHRLELEAGRQGPGPGPGTLAQQNALRHSALSAQGGGEPHHRGRDAVDDWGPALAKSLAHHQHQPDRPSEAAGGTNAFSLPHTASFSQGRRQSAGRRESYNNNNTSPAYPASSSGNPLDAVLPRSLLYHLIDLYFDYVYCLVPCLHKPSFTRDLHNRREEQPGQEEFVALIFAVIEVTLVQMPRAFIQLPKRDIKALFTRAHLTVQEFVHKDMTQLNIDRVVLLYLHGIATHTLSLPLACDAVWGQNYFLSLRLRLHEESAYQNLNPIERELRKRMFWLQYGGDKTISAIDGSSVIWHESDTADVTLPSPLDDEFVTEDGYLEQPEGHTPVLAGFYYISKLFRLLGQILDKRKADRIKPPSGLMLQMRINEVEQIFNQVMTLMDGCPDALKLEMSGTPGAKMSDIDERWDAYISADIRQLLLDPSLLTRSVKDTFLVQQANIYVTQQMVRYIAIQYREELGALQDKELVNQSGLDENEPPGAPTNRRTSQIRMGRSGFTEEEKDAVASDLLLILSKIRLEVIAVNSFALVAKVRFVASTLLDALQSPPALPVQSSTPEMIRANERTVRAQGYLWDFLRILSDIEALYMMDDDED; encoded by the exons ATGGCagcggacgacgaccccgGAGCGGGCGTGGGCCCCCACtacaccgacgacggcgtgcgctACCGCCGCGAAAGCTACGTCTCGAACGGCTTCCACCCCAGCCACCACgacacgggcggcggcgtcatgcccgccgccgcttccaccccgacgtcgagcagcacgacgccgcgcagccagCCGCGGAAACgcaaggacgccgagtcggacggcgaggagaagaagcccaagaagaCACGGCAGACGC CATGCAGAGCGAGGAA AGTCAAGTGCGATCGACCACCGCCCGGGTCGGCACCAGACGGCGTGCCGACCAAGGACGTCTGCTCGCACtgccagcagctcggcatGGCGT GCACGTTCGAGTACAAGCCGAAGAAGCGCGGACCACCGAACAT GTATCTGAAGCGGATGCAGGCGAtggggcacgccggcgtAGAGCCGCCCGCGACGTCTGCCTCGCCGGTCGACCaccggctcgagctcgaagcGGGGCGGCAAggccccggccccggccccggaacgctcgcgcagcagaaTGCGCTGCGGCACAGCGCGCTGTCGGCGcagggtggcggcgagccgcACCATCGCGGGCGGGACGCGGTCGATGACTGGGGCCCGGCGCTCGCCAAGTCGCTCgctcaccaccagcaccagcccgACCGCCcgtccgaggcggcggggggaacCAACGCGTTCTCGCTCCCGCACACTGCGAGCTTCAGCCAGGGACGCCGCCAGTCGGCCGGCAGGAGAGAGAGctacaacaacaacaacacgtcgccggcgtaccctgcctcctcgtcgggcaACCCCCTCGACGCGGTCCTCCCCCGCTCGCTGCTCTACCACCTCATCGACCTCTACTTCGACTACGTGTACTGCCTCGTGCCGTGCCTCCACAAGCCGTCATTCACGCGCGACCTCCACAACAGGCGAGAGGAGCAGCCCGGCCAGGAGGAGTTTGTCGCCCTCATCTTCGCCGTGATCGAGGTCACGCTCGTGCAGATGCCGCGGGCGTTCATCCAGCTCCCGAAACGTGATATCAAGGCGCTGTTCACGCGCGCTCACCTCACTGTGCAGGAGTTTGTGCACAAGGATATGACGCAGCTGAACATTGATCGAG TTGTGCTGCTATACCT CCATGGAATTGCGACACACACGCTCAGCTTACCCCTGGCCTGCGACGCCGTCTGGGGACAGAACTACTTCCTGAGCCTGAGGCTACGCCTGCACGAGGAATCT GCCTACCAGAACCTCAACCCCATCGAGCGGGAACTACGGAAGCGCATGTTCTGGCTACAgtacggcggcgacaagaCCATCTCGGCTATCGACGGGTCTTCTGTCATCTGGCACGAGTCGGATACAGCAGATGTGACGCTGCCTTCACCACT TGACGACGAGTTTGTGACAGAGGACGGGTATCTGGAACAGCCAGAAGGTCATACACCGGTGCTCGCAGGCTTCTACTACATCAGCAAGCTTTTCAGAT TGCTTGGTCAAATCCTCGACAAGCGCAAGGCAGACCGCATCAAGCCTCCTTCAGGCCTCATGCTCCAAATGCGCAtcaacgaggtcgagcagatCTTCAACCAGGTCATGACCTTGATGGATGGCTGCCCTGATGCCCTCAAGCTGGAGATGAGCGGCACACCGGGAGCCAAGATGAGCGA CATCGACGAGCGCTGGGACGCCTACATATCCGCAGACATTcgccagctgctcctcgacccTTCACTGCTCACCCGCTCAGTAAAGGACACGTTCCTCGTCCAGCAGGCAAACATCTACGTCACGCAGCAGATGGTCCGCTACATTGCTATCCAGTACCGCGAAGAGCTGGGTGCGCTGCAGGACAAAGAGCTCGTGAATCAGTCTGGACTCGACGAGAACGAGCCACCGGGAGCTCCGACAAATCGCCGCACATCCCAGATCCGTATGGGCAGGTCCGGTTTCActgaggaggagaaggacgcaGTGGCGAGTGATCTGCTACTCATCCTCTCCAAGATCCGGCTCGAGGTTATCG CCGTGAACAGCTTTGCCCTTGTCGCCAAGGTTCGATTCGTGGCATCAACGCTACTCGACGCCCTCCAGTCGCCGCCTGCTCTTCCTGTGcagtcgtcgacgccagaGATGATCCGTGCGAACGAGCGCACAGTACGGGCCCAGGGATATCTTT gGGACTTCTTGCGGATCTTGTCCGACATCGAGGCCTTGTACatgatggacgacgacgaggactaG
- the TAF11 gene encoding Transcription initiation factor TFIID subunit 11, with product MAANVLALPGGGPSSAANSPRKGGGDKKRKRKQAEAKDKEYDSDAELEVSAEDLVAADADGEEVDADADGEGDGPRSRARVRGGDGEDEDEEEAAPAAAAGVDVKREAKRRRDETLLLRGQLDEEQGRRFDAFQTVVIPRGVVKRLNRDVYDQHVPNNLTAVLAGMVKVFVADVVETAKALQPYSQHPDGPLQPYHLQLARVRLQEQGLLGTPRGGGGSAHSSTGLRSRKRIFRR from the exons ATGGCAGCCAATGTCCTCGCTCTGCCAGGCGGAGGCCCATCATCGGCGGCCAACTCGCCGCGCAagggcggtggcgacaaGAAGCGAAAGCgcaagcaggccgaggccaaggacaaggagtaCGACagcgatgccgagctcgaggtgtCTGCTGAGGACTTAGTCGCGGCGGATgctgatggcgaggaggtggacgccgacgcggatGGCGAGGGTGATGGGCCCcgctcgcgtgcgcgcgtccgaggaggtgacggcgaggatgaggacgaggaagaggcggcgcccgcggcggccgccggcgtggatgtcaagcgcgaggcgaagcgccgacgcgacgagacTCT GTTACTCCGCGGCcagctggacgaggagcagggACGCCGCTTCGACGCGTTCCAGACGGTCGTGATTCCGCGCGGTGTCGTCAAGCGC CTCAATCGCGACGTGTATGACCAGCACGTGCCGAACAACCTGACGGCCGTGCTGGCGGGTATGGTCAAGGTGTTTGtggccgacgtcgtggaGACTG CAAAGGCCCTCCAGCCGTACTCGCAGCACCCCGACGGCCCGCTCCAGCCCTACCATCTCCAGctggcgcgcgtgcgcctgCAGGAGCAGGGCCTGCTTGGCAcgccgcggggcggcggcggcagcgcacACAGCTCCACTGGTCTGCGCTCGCGCAAGCGGATTTTCCGCCGCTGa